One genomic window of Trichlorobacter lovleyi includes the following:
- a CDS encoding hydrogenase maturation protease, translating to MQNNHLQPVTATRALVVCIGNELVADDAVGHAVFTRLTEQGLPETVRLEYCGVGGIALLELLSGQEELMMVVDAVQLGSPIGTVRLWPWDELPALEGGSAISAHGIGLKDTLAIGRTLYPERMPRRILLVGVEGCCFDQLGAAMTPEVAAAVPRAVAAVYNELHLSPVSNQAGDQP from the coding sequence ATGCAGAATAACCACCTGCAGCCAGTGACAGCCACCCGGGCCCTGGTGGTCTGTATCGGTAATGAACTGGTGGCTGATGACGCCGTGGGGCATGCTGTTTTTACCCGGCTGACCGAACAAGGACTGCCGGAAACGGTCCGGCTGGAGTACTGCGGTGTCGGCGGTATCGCCCTGCTGGAACTGCTGAGCGGGCAGGAAGAGCTGATGATGGTGGTTGATGCGGTCCAGCTTGGGAGCCCCATCGGCACGGTGCGGCTCTGGCCCTGGGATGAACTGCCGGCGTTAGAGGGGGGCAGTGCTATCTCTGCCCACGGCATCGGCCTGAAAGATACGCTGGCCATCGGCCGGACCCTGTACCCCGAGCGGATGCCCCGACGGATCCTGCTGGTGGGGGTTGAGGGCTGTTGCTTTGATCAACTGGGGGCAGCCATGACCCCGGAAGTTGCTGCTGCCGTACCGCGTGCGGTAGCGGCCGTCTATAATGAATTGCATCTGTCGCCAGTATCTAATCAGGCAGGAGACCAGCCATGA
- a CDS encoding methyl-accepting chemotaxis protein: MSDHQLTVYNAIHAVAEAMVAGRLDQRCDTTGHTTQDAELLHLVNGMLDALIAPMRLAGHALDEIAHGRIPAFVIDDYQGEYNTIKQNINTLLAILYGMHKETTNLTDSVREGNLKTRGNDWDYDGIWKELIQGMNGTLDAVLDPVSEASSVLGRLAGYDLSARMRGRYHGDHAVIRKAMNTTAEALHSAISQVAETVELVSEAGQQISEGNAVVSDGAAEQSNQLAETSSNLERIAVGAATSTSKTSEAREKVHEAAQTMEQAQESMEQMLGAMVKVREAAENTTAIVNEIDGIAKETGTLSTSAMDKAIRIRTSAGGFGVVAHEIRKLGQRCTETAKGMKQFSKQVALGDGEEADKLRDDFQLLIDDLEDVAMFSNLLGVNAAIEAAHVEGAGNDFKLLTDEIHSLASRSADAAKRTEQMTRTSLQLSRNGEELSRDINRQLRGAVEGARTISLLTDEISRATAEQADGIDQINQAVAQINQVTQKNADSAAHSSEAAQGLERQVDKLSSMVQKFRLETAPAQA, translated from the coding sequence ATGAGTGACCACCAACTGACCGTCTATAACGCCATCCATGCCGTTGCAGAAGCAATGGTGGCAGGCAGGCTTGACCAACGCTGCGATACCACCGGGCACACGACCCAGGATGCTGAACTTTTGCATCTGGTGAATGGCATGCTGGACGCGCTGATTGCGCCGATGCGGTTAGCCGGCCACGCCCTGGACGAGATTGCCCACGGGCGGATTCCTGCCTTTGTGATTGATGACTATCAGGGGGAGTACAATACCATCAAGCAGAACATCAACACCCTGCTGGCCATCCTGTACGGCATGCACAAAGAGACCACCAACCTGACCGATTCGGTGCGTGAGGGGAACCTGAAGACCCGTGGCAATGACTGGGATTACGACGGCATCTGGAAAGAACTGATTCAGGGGATGAACGGCACGCTGGATGCGGTGCTTGACCCGGTTAGCGAGGCCAGCAGTGTACTGGGCCGGTTGGCCGGCTATGACCTGAGCGCCAGGATGCGGGGCCGCTACCACGGCGATCATGCCGTAATCCGTAAGGCCATGAACACCACCGCAGAGGCGCTGCACAGCGCCATCTCGCAGGTGGCGGAAACCGTGGAGCTGGTTTCAGAGGCGGGCCAGCAGATCAGTGAAGGCAATGCGGTCGTGTCTGATGGCGCTGCAGAGCAGAGTAATCAGCTGGCTGAGACATCCAGCAACCTGGAACGGATTGCCGTCGGTGCGGCAACCAGTACCAGCAAGACCAGCGAGGCCAGGGAAAAGGTTCACGAGGCAGCCCAGACCATGGAACAGGCCCAGGAGTCAATGGAGCAGATGCTGGGGGCGATGGTCAAGGTGCGTGAGGCCGCGGAAAATACCACCGCTATTGTCAATGAGATCGACGGGATTGCCAAGGAGACCGGCACCCTTTCCACCAGCGCCATGGACAAGGCGATCAGGATCAGGACCTCGGCAGGCGGATTCGGCGTGGTTGCCCACGAGATCAGGAAACTGGGACAGCGCTGTACCGAAACGGCAAAGGGGATGAAACAGTTCAGCAAACAGGTCGCATTGGGCGATGGTGAAGAGGCTGACAAGCTGCGGGATGACTTCCAGTTGCTGATCGATGATCTGGAAGATGTGGCCATGTTCTCAAACCTGCTGGGGGTGAATGCCGCCATTGAGGCCGCCCATGTGGAGGGGGCCGGTAACGACTTCAAGCTGTTGACCGACGAGATTCACAGCCTGGCCAGCCGTTCTGCCGATGCAGCCAAGCGGACCGAACAGATGACCCGTACCTCGCTGCAGCTTTCCCGCAACGGTGAAGAGCTTTCACGGGATATCAACCGGCAGCTGCGCGGTGCCGTAGAAGGGGCCAGGACCATCAGTCTGCTGACCGACGAGATCTCCAGAGCTACGGCAGAACAGGCTGACGGCATTGACCAGATCAATCAGGCTGTTGCCCAGATCAACCAGGTCACCCAGAAGAACGCCGACAGTGCGGCACACTCATCTGAAGCAGCCCAGGGGCTCGAGCGTCAGGTGGATAAGCTCTCCAGCATGGTACAGAAGTTCAGGTTGGAGACAGCGCCTGCCCAGGCGTGA